The following proteins come from a genomic window of Montipora capricornis isolate CH-2021 chromosome 9, ASM3666992v2, whole genome shotgun sequence:
- the LOC138017008 gene encoding melatonin receptor type 1B-B-like isoform X2 → MNATLSSLENFARQLQHRSRAIQVVESLFFILINFMTFFGNLLLGIAVIRNPTLRRTVPNMYIISLAVSDFLMSVLGIPFSVVSAIVGKWPFKNFVCQLQGFWILLMCAVSLQTLAITAANRYVRVVCSRALYQKIFNMNTTKVTIAILWLMAFLAPLPYVLAGHEYIFHTGKVFCAHNPETLSAGYGAYLVLVFVAVPLIIILVCYTKVFMTVHKHNVRFRFRHQARAQFRSSSESTLSVEEVNVTYILLVVVVGFLTCWTPVLVIDLIDFINADWKLKRQVYVSYTCFGWASTSINPIIYGIMNRTFRAEYLRILAPLKAWPSELLSSSGRSVRGARKNGSRKTSNKNKVSVRCSFEIFSSRTITTKDGTNQPISSHRTL, encoded by the coding sequence ATGAACGCCACGTTGTCCTCGCTCGAAAACTTCGCCCGTCAGTTACAACACCGTTCTAGAGCGATTCAAGTTGTGGAATCGTTGTTTTTCATCTTGATTAATTTCATGACTTTTTTCGGCAATCTTTTGCTTGGAATCGCCGTCATCAGAAACCCGACTCTTCGCAGAACTGTTCCCAACATGTACATCATAAGTTTGGCAGTTTCAGACTTTCTGATGTCAGTGCTGGGAATTCCATTTTCTGTAGTTTCTGCCATAGTTGGCAAATGGCCGTTTAAAAACTTTGTTTGCCAATTGCAAGGTTTTTGGATCCTCCTCATGTGCGCTGTGTCGTTACAAACTTTAGCCATCACTGCTGCTAACAGGTATGTTCGAGTTGTCTGTTCCCGTGCGCTTTACCAGAAAATCTTCAACATGAACACTACAAAAGTAACAATTGCGATTCTATGGCTGATGGCCTTTTTAGCGCCTCTTCCGTATGTTCTCGCCGGACATGAATATATCTTTCACACCGGAAAAGTCTTTTGCGCGCACAACCCGGAGACCTTGAGTGCTGGTTATGGAGCGTACTTGGTTCTGGTTTTCGTGGCTGTGCCACTTATCATTATATTGGTTTGTTATACGAAGGTCTTCATGACGGTCCATAAACACAACGTCAGGTTTCGCTTTCGACATCAAGCAAGAGCTCAATTTCGTTCTTCGTCTGAAAGCACCTTATCGGTAGAAGAAGTTAACGTTACGTACATTCTCTTAGTAGTTGTTGTCGGTTTCTTAACATGTTGGACTCCTGTATTGGTCATCGATTTAATCGATTTTATAAACGCAGATTGGAAGCTCAAACGTCAAGTTTACGTGAGTTACACTTGCTTCGGTTGGGCCAGCACGTCCATCAATCCGATCATTTATGGTATCATGAATCGTACTTTCCGAGCAGAATACCTGAGGATCCTCGCGCCCTTGAAGGCTTGGCCTTCCGAATTACTGTCAAGCAGCGGGAGAAGCGTTCGCGGCGCAAGGAAAAATGGAAGTCGCAAAACTTCGAATAAAAACAAAGTATCAG